In a genomic window of bacterium:
- a CDS encoding TfoX/Sxy family protein produces MASDLSFVEFIADQAENAGLITYRKMFGEYALYCNGKVTALICDNQLFVKPTEAGRSFIGKVVEAPPYPGAKPYFLIEDQIENREWVGTLIKLTEKELPLLKPKKSKKKKS; encoded by the coding sequence ATGGCATCAGATTTAAGTTTTGTTGAATTTATTGCAGATCAGGCTGAAAACGCAGGTTTAATTACTTACAGAAAAATGTTCGGAGAATATGCGCTTTACTGCAACGGAAAGGTTACAGCACTGATATGTGACAATCAGTTGTTTGTAAAACCAACTGAAGCTGGGAGATCGTTTATCGGCAAAGTTGTTGAGGCTCCTCCTTATCCGGGAGCTAAACCATATTTTCTTATTGAGGACCAGATTGAAAACAGAGAGTGGGTCGGCACTCTGATAAAACTAACAGAAAAAGAACTTCCTTTGCTAAAGCCGAAGAAATCAAAAAAGAAAAAGAGCTAA